ACCCTAGTGACTCATTTTTAACTAGCACTGTAATGGACAACACTAGGTTAGAAAAGACAGTACAGCTtttgcctgcctctttcccttcaGATGCTTACTCTTGGAACTGAGCCACCATGTTTTGAGGAAGCCCAAACCACATGAAGAGGCTACATGTAGATATTACAGCCATAACTGGCGGAGATCTCTCCCATCAGCCAGTATCAGCTGACATGAATAAGCAAGCCTTCAGGTTATTCCAGTTTCCAGTTTTTGAACCATCCCAGCTGACACCAAGTGGAACAAAGTACACTATTCCTATTGCTGACCAAACACTAAATTTTTGAGTGGTTGATGGGGTAGCTATAGACAACCAAAACATATAAAACTTACCCACACAGAACCAACATTTTCCTACCAAGTTTCTGAAATTGGAGATATGCATAGATACCCGAGAGGAAAACACTCTAAATGCTGGTGCTTAGTAATTTGAGATTTCTACCCAATAAGCAATTGAGACATCCACTCAAAATTATTCTTGAAGTGGGAGCTATGACAAAACACCTCCAACACTGTAAAATTAGTTCCCAGTGGTTCCAGGGGCAGAAAAGGGAATTGGCTCTGGGTAGACTGTTCTGGGAGGAATCACTTTCAACATATGGATGTAAGTCAAGAGAGTAGCCCTAAAGTAATCCAAATGGGATATTAAAGTGCTGTATGGAAAtacatactttaattttttttaaatgacccacTGGGATGTTTTTTTAACTCCTTGTGCTGGTTTGGTATATTTGAGGAGGACTGCTGGCAACTCTAGTTCCAAAAAGTCTTCAAGATCAGTTAAATTTAGCAAGTATTGCTATCAGTCCATatcaatacatacacacacactattgcTATCAGTACATAccgatagacacacacacacatatgtatatttacatacatgtatatgtcaCACACTAGCAATATTGAAAGCTTTGGGAGCCTGTGGCTGAGGCTTTAACTTGAGAGCCTTATATCAAATTAGTTATCCAAGGAACCACTAATATCTTAAGCACTGGGAAATGGTCTGGACCACTGGTACTCAAACTTACTAATCTCAGGATACCTTTATATGCTTAAATTATTGAGGACCCCAAGGAGCTTTTGATTATAACCAATTAAATCTGCCATTATTTTCcctattagaaattaaaacaaaaacttagagatCCACGCACGCACGAAAATCTGCCCCACTCCTGAGAGCGCCATGTCTGGTTCCTCCAGCGTTGCCGCTATGAAGAAAGTGGTTCAACAGCTCCAGCTGGAAGCCGGGCTCAACCGCATGAAGGTTTCCCAGGCAGCTGCAGATTTGAAACAATTCTGTCTGCAGAATGCTCAACACGACCCCCTGCTAACTGGTGTATCTTCAAGTACGAATCCATTCAGACCCCAGAAAGTCTGTTCCTTTTTGTAGTAAAATGAATCTTTGGATGGTTTTCTAGACCACTTTTCATGAACCAGTGAATATTCAAAGGAGAACTAAATTTGAAGCCTGTACAAAAGCTTATCCCTGTAACACGTGCCATACTATATAAacttttacttttgtcagtcctTAACATCTACCTCTCTGAATTCTCAtaaatttctatttcataaagGTAATTGTTTTATATACACTGGCAGCAGCATacaataaaatagtataaaaaaacttaaaaaacttatTAACTCAGACTTCTACTTAAAGCAAAGTGAAAACAACAGGGGCCAGATTTACCCTCTCActtgaaacaacaaaaaccacaagttacatttaaaaaaaaagcggggggtgTTTTAGGCACTGGACAACAGGCAACTTTCCCAACAGGGGAGAATGAGATCAGTCTTGGGATTAGCATAGCTAACTGCTTTGGGAGTTTCCAGGCTGTAGCTTAAGTGCAAagagggagaacacaggcaaggCTGTAGCTTAAGTGCAAagagggagaacacaggcaaggCTGGAAGGCATTCTGAGTTGACTGAGCTGGGTCCAGAGGGACCAAGGCAACAGAGTTCAAGGGACTGGAGAGAGCTGCACAGAAAACTCCACAAATATGCAAACTACAACCCAACTCCTGCCccttgccccccgcccccctgcctttGCAAGTCTTCAGCTGAGTGGGGATAGTGCGTGCATGTAACTATCCAAGACCAGACAAAAAACCAACACAAAGACTTAGAACAAAGTCTGGTGCTCAAATGGAGCTGGGAACAGTGCCTGTTTACTCCCACCGGTGAGATGGGGAAACACGACTCATGGGGCTTTAGATGGAGCACACAGGTCTTGCTTGCCCTAACAATGGGGAATTATTAACCCAAACTGAACACTGCTCTGGTCCTGCCTAACAAATCTTGCTTAGCAATAAAACCTgaaaggatggggcacctgggtggctcagtgggttaaagcctctgccttcagctcaggtcatgatcctggagtcctgggatcgagccccacatctggctctctgctctgtggggagcctgcttcctcctctctctctgcctgcctctctgcctacttgtgatctctgtctgtcaaataaataaataaaaatctaaaaaaaaaaaaaaaaaacaaacctgaaaggATGGAAGCTTCTAAAGAACTCCATCCCAGAAAAAGTTCTGCACTTTTTGTAGGAATACAGAAGAATCCACACCCACTTCACAGTATCTGGCAGCCAATCAAAAATTATTAGTCATGctaagaagcaggaaaatacgATCCATAATAATGAAAGATCAAAAGCAATCCAAGCTGACCTAGATGTGAAAACTGGCAAGGATATTAAACGTTAATTGTAAGTATACTTCATATCTTCAAAAAAGTAGAGatatagaagatataaaaaatggTCTAAATCAAACACTGTAGGTGAAAACTATGTCcaagatgaaaaatacactgaCATATTGTGTATGTGTAAAAATACCCTGACATATTGACAACAGACTAAACCATATACGTGAAAAAATTTAAGTGAacttaaagacataaaaatgatcCAAGTAAACACAggggaaaagaatttaaaagatgaaCTGATCAGTGGGCTGTAGGACAATCCCAAGTGGCCTAATACATGTGTAACTGGAGTTTCCCGAAGGGGAGGCGGGgtggagaaaaaatatttgaagacaatgACTGATAAATTTCCATTTGATGAAAAACTATAAACCTACAGATCCAAGCAGTACCAGCAGCAATGAGGCTTTCTGATGCTTTGTAAGGAAACAGTCGCTCTTCGAGTACTCGAAACACTGCTGcctattaaaaagtattttttaatccaAATAAATGTCTGATAGATATTCTTCTAAAATTTCTCTGAGCAAAAAATTCATACTCAGAGGCAAAAAGTTTTCTAAAAGGCACATCTGGTTTCTGGAGTTTGTGACCTAGCTGACCTAGATCAAGAACATTTTGAATATTCATTCCACTTTGAGTTACagacttttctattttatataccacataaagatatttaataaataactcttaaaccAACAACTTTATGGAACTGAAGATTTATTTTGACAAGAAGCTAACACTAACTGTCCTGATATGTATCACTTGTTTCCAGTTATCTCTATAAACTCTTAGAACCAGATATCCTTATCATAGGTACTATCTACCAAACTGGAAAGGGCTG
This DNA window, taken from Meles meles chromosome 7, mMelMel3.1 paternal haplotype, whole genome shotgun sequence, encodes the following:
- the LOC123947166 gene encoding guanine nucleotide-binding protein G(I)/G(S)/G(O) subunit gamma-5-like, whose product is MSGSSSVAAMKKVVQQLQLEAGLNRMKVSQAAADLKQFCLQNAQHDPLLTGVSSSTNPFRPQKVCSFL